The following nucleotide sequence is from Penicillium digitatum chromosome 5, complete sequence.
AGCTTGATTTTGCGGCCTCACCACCTGTGGGTAGAAGAACCCAGTGGAGGTGACACCAAGCCACGCTATAGACCACGCTAACCCAAGAGCCCTTTGCCACAGCGGTTTAGTGGTTATTTGGCCTGGTCCATGTGCCTTGGAAAAATGTTTCCAAAGCGCTTTGATGCAGTCTTCGACTATGAGACCTAGAGGGGCCGTGACAAAGAATAACATGGCGCCGGATTCCTGGGCCGGGATTCCCTGCACAATATCGAGGATGAGATGCAGCCCACCCGAACAGAAGAAAACTACAAAAACATTCATATACCGCTGCACCAAGGACCTTGGCTGTAGACCTAATAGCTCTTGGGTGATGAAGGCGCTGACAGAGGTCAGGGGGTTTTGTAACAATTGGTGCCAGAACTTCCTACGAGGTCCCATGTCAGTATAAAATCCTGCCTCTCAAATGATTTGCTGTGGGTGAGCTTACCCCCAGAAACCTCGTACTGTATCGGCATCCAGTGCTCTTCCGTACAATGGAGGGCAATTTTCAGGCGAGTCCAGTCCAAATCCCACGAGAATTATCGAAAAGGCACGATGGTGGAAATCGATAAGAATACGACTCACAACGAATCCAGCCATGATGTTTGAGATGATGCGTTCAATCCATTGTTCGGTTGACATATCCCATTGAGGCACTGGCGGCAACATTCCACGTTTCTCTTGCTCCAACGCCCGTTGCAACCCAAGAGTAGCCAAGACATCCAGAGCTAGATATTGCCAAACAACGATGGCTGACTGGCGAACCAAAAAGCGACCTCGAGGAGGCGTGTTCATAGCACGTCGTTTATAATATGCTGGCTGTGGCGGGACATTTTTGATTTGCCAGGGAGTATTGATCCCACGAGGGTCAGTGAAAAACCGAGTTGCGGCAAAGATTTGAGCCACAAAGCTCTCGCTACCCTCAGTACACAAATCATTGCTATTCTTGGGGTTGATGAGTAGCAAATTTAGGCATTGGAAGATGATGGTTACGAACAAGCGACTGCATTCACACCATATGAATCCTGGGCCCAGCGCCGCAGCCACCGGAATAGCTCGATACACAATGAAAGTAGAGCATGGAATTGACAAATATCGAAGAATGGATTTCTTCGGCGTTGCGATTAGGAGAGTCGCAGGTATAAGGCACTGGGCAGCATAGAGAAAGAGAATTTGCAGAATGGTGGAAGAGGTCGACATGGCCCgccgcaaaaaaaaatacgaGATTGCTTCTTTCACGGGCGCTGGTGTTGCAAGAGATGTAATTGTCTTCAAAAAGGGGCGATCATTTTTTAATTTGTCAAAAGTCCTGCATAGAATCTCAGTTGGACTTTTTTTCGTGGGCCCCTTGCAGCAAGCGACAAAAACGAAGATGACAAAATAGATCCATGCTTCTATACTATTCGCATTCTCTATAGAATTATTGCCCTCTGTTTTCATAATCCAACCATTTAATGCAGCTAATATTTACCATGAGCTACGACGTAGCCCTATATAGACAGCCCTGTGCGATAAATATCCGTGCTCTAAGCAAGGTGCCCCAAGGCACCGACAGTAAGCATTCAGACTGGTCACCTCCAAAGAGGGCCAGTCGaccaaatcaaaacaaaaatATTCCCTCCTCTCCATTTCTCACCTCCACCTCGAATTTCCAACCAGTTTTTTTCATTCACCTCGCCGCACTGATGTCCTCAGAGGGAAGCAAAAACGGCCAAAAACCCCCAGAACAGCACCACGGAAAACATCTTGTCCCTGTCCCCTGTGTGTGTGGTACTTCTTTTTCTATTCAGCTCACCTCGCCAAGGTTCTGTGAGTGAAGGAAACGGTCAAAATGACCGAGGAACGGCATACGTTGAGTCAACACCTCTTCATGCCATCGGGGAAATCCACCGGGGGATTCCAAAAGCCAACGACCTCCTCGAGATCATGgctggctttttttttacggtGGTGCCGATTGCGGAGGCTGCAGCCACTCGCTGTTGATGATAGTTTGGGGGGTTGCGGCGGCCGTAGTCCAAGTCATCGGCGCCTTGCCATGAGATGTCAGCTAGTGTGCGTTAAGAGCCTCCAAACAAAACACCCAGAAGGGCTTCCAGATAAGCCTCTGCTGGGATCATGGCCTTTAACTTACGGGGTCCTCTCGGCCTTCCTAGGCCCTTCCTCCTATGGGCTCGTCGCCTTCTGTTTAACAGCAGAACCAACCGATGATGCCCACTGGAGCGCCCGTCCCAATGCTAATTATTGTTCATAAGGCTTGCTGACAGCTTGGCCAGGATCTTACTGGCGGTGGAGGGGGCTGGTGAGAGGGCTGCAGAGGATTCGATGAGGGTGTGGAAACAGATGGCGTTGATGTCAGCGATAGTAATATTGTCGAGACGAACAAAAATCTAGGGCCTTTTGGAAATAATGACAACCCTTCTAGCCAGCAGGTTCGTGCCTAATTTGGGACTGTTTCACGTTGTAACTACGTCTGTAGCTTCCAATTCCACGATGGCAGTCGGATCTGGTATTGAGCATTGGACTTTTAGATTGTGACATGATATCTTCTGCCACACGGAACCAGGGAAACCAATGGCAAGGAACTCTTCTAGTAAGCGCTCAGAAACACCTCATGCACCAAGCACAGATATCCACATAGATGGTTCAAGTTAGTACAAAGCAAGATAAAGACCACTGTTCGGCAGCGTTGTCATATTTATCACTACAGAGGCGCCCATTCCACTTTGCCCTCAAGATCGAGTTCAATGCTTCAAATTTTTCTTCCAAACCCTCCTGGATGGCTTTACGGGAGCATGAGTGGTCAGAACGTTGGCCGTACGATGGGATTGAAGGCTTTGGTCAAGTTTATCATTGAAAATATGTGCCTTTGCCGAGAGATCGAAGAACTGGTCAAAAGAGGACGGAGGGTCGCACGTGCAATTTCCCGCTCCATCTATTAGTTTAGACCCTAAAGAGCTGCCTCGGTCATAGTAGTCACCGTGGTCCTGGTTCTGGGCCAGCTTGTGTCGCATGTGCCGGTTTTGATTCCACCTTTAAAGAGGCATAGGCCCGGTCGAGCTCACTGTCAGTCCTAACACAGCGGTATAAAGTTCGACATTTCGACGGTTGCGCTCCTTATAAGCCTTTTATCAACTCTGTCGTAATCTGAATTGCTTCTGAATAAAACTGTCCCAGCTGTAGCACAAACTCCGTAAGTAGAAAGTAAGATTGGGGGTTTAAAATAGcagaatatatatatatatctggCGTCTGCTACTATCCAGATTAGAGAAGGCATAGTTTACTGAATCTGGATGAGGTGAAGATACCCCGGTTGGCACCGGGGGGACAGAGATGCGCTCAGGATCAGATCAGATCTCCTTACTGTGAGCAAGTATCTGGGTAGAGGGTTGCCATTTGAGGCTTTCGGCAGCCGAGAAGACATTACGGATGTATTCAATCCCCCCACGCCCGGTCCGATGGCACACTCTGAGCATACAGGACTCTCTAGTGTGTATAACAACAGCTAAAGTTGTCCATTCCCTCAATGCTCAAGGCGATAGCTCGTGTCAGCGCTTGCAACGGGGATTTTACCGGATCAAAGTTCTGCGTCCATGCACGTCCTTAAGATAGGACTTCTCGCGGAGCTGATCACTTGAGATGATGTTGCTACGATCTCAAACAGCTTTTTGGGTTGGAAGTGGTGTGTGCAGGACTCTGGGTGCAGATGTGAGGAATGATCACCTTGAACATCGCTCTACACGGCTTTCGATCCGTTCGTTGAAGCTGTCGAGGAGATGTGAGAGACATAGATCCTTGTAGTTTAGTGCATTGCATGGGATCAATGCAGTGGAGTGAAGATGGATAAACGAAATCGGATGCTTTCAGATTCTTTTCGGACGTGAATCCAACCCAATGCGCGTGCACATCAGACATGTCGGTGTAACATTGCCTACCTGAGTGACCAACCAATCTTCGACACAACTGCAACAGCAGTATCTCAGACACAATTGTTAACAGTTCCAAAAAAATACACCGAAACAAGGACAGTAAGACCCAATCATGCGGATTTGAAATAGGTAGTCATGCCGCGTCATTATGAACACaaataagaaaaagacagaaaCCCAACAAGTAGTCCGTCGTATAATAGGGAAGCTTGACTCGCTCAGCAAGAACGCCATAGAGATATATGAccggaaaagaaagaaaaggaagagaagaaaatgaCCTAAATGCCCAGTTCCACAGCCGGCTGTGTGTAGCGAGCCTTCACGAATTCAAAGCTGTTCGTGACGCCTTGCCAAATCCCGGGAACATAATTTCGACCCCAGGCGCAGATAACAAGAATAAGAAGGGGAATCTACAGACACGGTGTTAGCTGTGCGCTAGAGTGAATAAGAAAAGAAGCCGTGGACGTGTTTGTTTACTTACCCAAATGAAGTACAGGTTTCGGTCGCTGCCTAGACCCTTCATTCGTCGAGCCTGTTGCTCTCGGAGATGCTTTTGTTGCTCACGCGAGATGGCATTGCGCCCAATTGTGATGTCTTTGATATCGTCCTTCTCGAATAGTGCGAGGGAAGCTGAAGCGGAAGCCGATGCCGaggcggcggcggcagcggcagcagcagcagcactGCTCTGGGCTTCGAAATGTTGGTCGATAGCTGCCTCTGTTGCGGCACGGAGCAGACTGGACTTCTTCATGTCGGAATCATCGGTGGATTCGGGGTGCGGAAACAGTTCATCATATGAAGGTGgttggttggggttgggCGCGGAAGTGCCCTTCAGGTAATCCCACCAGCCATCCCGAGCAGCAGGTCGGTTAGGGACAAGCTTGGTTATACGGCGCATCATTCCTTGGCCTTGGTAGTCCTGGAAGGCGGGTATCGTGGGTATCGCAGGCATTGCGGGCATTGCGGGCATTGCAGGCATTGCAGGCATCGGAGGCATCGGAGGGAGAGCCGGGAGATTGGGGAGATTGGGGAAGGCGTTAGCCACGCTCTGCTGGAATTGATTGATTTGAAGAGCTAGCTGGTCACGCCACGCGACAAGAGGTGCTGGCGGGGCGAAACCTTGAGCGTCTCTGGGTGCGATTGTTTGTTCGCTGTTGTCCATGCTTGGCGGACTGACGTCTTGATGCATACTAGACCGACGAGAAGAGCTAAAGTGAAGAGGCTCCGAGTCGGAATCATCAGTAGTTTCGTCCTCATCGTCCAGATCCTCTGAATCATCAACAGCATGGCCAAGAGATCCAGAGGCGGAAGAAACCTCCCACATCGAGTTGAGCGAGGCCGAGCTACCTTGCCGGCGGCGAGACGTGATGGATCCAACACTGCGAGACCGGTAGTTGTGAGACGGAAGCAATGCGGCTTGGTGCGCTGGGAGCGTTGTAGCTAGGTCCGCGGCAGTGAAACCCCGTACACTACGAGTGTTGGGATTGGCACCCGTCAGACGCAACCGGTGGACAATGTGAGCATGGCCATTGAGGGCGGCTAGATGCATTGGCGCATTGCCCGTGTTGTCTTGCACGTCGGGGTTTGCACCTCGAGCCAAAAGCCCGGCAACGAATCTCGTCAGTCCCAACGACGCCGCAAAGTGAAGAAGACTCTGGCCGGTCGTGCTGCGAGAGTTATATCGCGGAGGCCTGGGACTGTTATCCAAGTCGATGAATTCCAAGTACGTTAGCATCTTGGAGTCGAGATCGCCAAGTTTGCCGTGATTCTCAAGACCCGGTACTTGGCGTTGCTGACCCCCAGAGGAGTTGCCTTGCATGTCTGCCTGCATGTTGAAAAACGCGTTTGGATCGCTTCCCATGATCTGTTGCGCTGTGTGGAATGCATCCGCTTGGCTGCCCAATTTCTGACCGAGAATGTTCAATGCTAGGCGATACATCTGAAGCTCGCGATCATCAACATAGCGGAAGAACAGCTGTTGTTTGGGCATAAGGGGTTGAGACTGCTGGACTTGGCCAAATGTGGGGTGCTCGTGTTTGAACACTACAGACACCAATCCTGGTTGAAGAGCGGGAGGGGTGAGGCAGTTGAGACACTTGTCACCCCAGAATGTGGTTGTAGTAGCCAAGGTGTCACCGAAAACAACCTCCATGCCTGGATAAAACCCGCTGCCCAACAACGTAACCTCAGTACCCCCTGTGATGGACCCCTCGGCAGGTACCAACTTGTGTATCACTGATGGCAA
It contains:
- a CDS encoding TRI7-like toxin biosynthesis protein, putative, yielding MQSLNSNDLCTEGSESFVAQIFAATRFFTDPRGINTPWQIKNVPPQPAYYKRRAMNTPPRGRFLVRQSAIVVWQYLALDVLATLGLQRALEQEKRGMLPPVPQWDMSTEQWIERIISNIMAGFVVSRILIDFHHRAFSIILVGFGLDSPENCPPLYGRALDADTVRGFWGKFWHQLLQNPLTSVSAFITQELLGLQPRSLVQRYMNVFVVFFCSGGLHLILDIVQGIPAQESGAMLFFVTAPLGLIVEDCIKALWKHFSKAHGPGQITTKPLWQRALGLAWSIAWLGVTSTGFFYPQVVRPQNQALVPFSLAGQIGLLIQAGVVLVGGGVLAKVFEVEV